The following proteins are encoded in a genomic region of Nocardioides sp. cx-173:
- the pgm gene encoding phosphoglucomutase (alpha-D-glucose-1,6-bisphosphate-dependent), translated as MAESRAGTPAQPQDLVDVAHLVTAYYTGVPDPEDVDQQVAFGTSGHRGSSLRTSFNETHILATTQAICDYRKEQGYDGPLFIGRDTHGLSEPAWATALEVLAGNDVTVLVDAADRYTPTPAVSHAIIRANRAKASGLADGIVVTPSHNPPSDGGFKYNPPHGGPADTDATSAIAARANELIAAGLDGVRRIPFARARAAASSYDFLGTYVDDLPQVLDLAAVREAGVRIGADPLGGASVDYWGAIAERHGLDLTVVNPLVDPTWRFMTLDWDEKIRMDCSSPSAMASLISRKDEYDVATGNDADSDRHGIVTPDGGLMNPNHFLAVAIGYLFGGARPGWPEAARIGKTLVSSSMIDRVAASLGKPMVEVPVGFKWFVPGLIDGSFGFGGEESAGASFLRTDGSTWTTDKDGIILALLASEILARTGRSPSEHYADLVAQHGAPAYARIDAPADRAQKAKLAALSPDAVTATELAGEEITAKLTEAPGNRARIGGLKVTTESAWFAARPSGTEDVYKIYAESFQGPEHLARVQEEAREVVSAALG; from the coding sequence ATGGCCGAGTCTCGCGCGGGAACGCCCGCCCAGCCCCAGGACCTCGTCGACGTCGCGCACCTGGTGACGGCGTACTACACCGGGGTGCCGGACCCCGAGGACGTCGACCAGCAGGTCGCGTTCGGCACCAGCGGGCACCGCGGCAGCAGCCTGCGCACCAGCTTCAACGAGACCCACATCCTGGCCACGACCCAGGCGATCTGCGACTACCGCAAGGAGCAGGGCTACGACGGCCCGCTCTTCATCGGCCGCGACACCCACGGGCTGTCCGAGCCCGCGTGGGCGACGGCGCTGGAGGTGCTCGCGGGCAACGACGTCACCGTCCTGGTCGACGCCGCCGACCGCTACACGCCCACCCCGGCCGTCTCGCACGCGATCATCCGCGCCAACCGCGCCAAGGCCTCGGGGCTGGCCGACGGCATCGTCGTCACCCCTTCGCACAACCCGCCCAGCGACGGCGGCTTCAAGTACAACCCGCCCCACGGCGGACCGGCCGACACCGACGCCACCTCGGCGATCGCCGCGCGCGCCAACGAGCTGATCGCGGCCGGGCTGGACGGCGTACGGCGGATCCCCTTCGCGCGGGCCCGGGCGGCGGCGTCGTCCTACGACTTCCTGGGCACCTACGTCGACGACCTGCCACAGGTGCTCGACCTCGCGGCGGTCCGCGAGGCCGGGGTGCGCATCGGCGCCGACCCGCTCGGCGGCGCCAGCGTCGACTACTGGGGCGCGATCGCGGAGCGGCACGGCCTCGACCTGACCGTCGTCAACCCGCTGGTCGACCCCACCTGGCGCTTCATGACGCTGGACTGGGACGAGAAGATCCGCATGGACTGCTCCTCCCCGAGCGCGATGGCGTCGCTGATCTCACGCAAGGACGAGTACGACGTGGCCACCGGCAACGACGCCGACTCCGACCGACACGGGATCGTCACGCCGGACGGCGGGCTGATGAACCCCAACCACTTCCTGGCGGTCGCGATCGGCTACCTCTTCGGCGGCGCCCGTCCCGGCTGGCCCGAGGCCGCCCGGATCGGCAAGACGCTGGTGTCGTCCTCCATGATCGACCGGGTCGCCGCGTCGCTGGGCAAGCCGATGGTGGAGGTGCCGGTCGGGTTCAAGTGGTTCGTGCCCGGCCTGATCGACGGCTCGTTCGGCTTCGGCGGCGAGGAGTCGGCGGGCGCGTCGTTCCTGCGCACCGACGGCAGCACCTGGACCACCGACAAGGACGGCATCATCCTCGCGCTGCTGGCCTCCGAGATCCTGGCGAGGACCGGCCGCAGCCCCAGTGAGCACTACGCCGACCTGGTGGCCCAGCACGGCGCCCCGGCGTACGCGCGCATCGACGCCCCCGCCGACCGCGCGCAGAAGGCCAAGCTCGCCGCCCTCTCCCCCGACGCCGTCACCGCCACCGAGCTGGCCGGCGAGGAGATCACCGCCAAGCTCACCGAGGCGCCCGGCAACCGCGCCAGGATCGGCGGCCTCAAGGTGACGACCGAGTCCGCCTGGTTCGCCGCGCGGCCCTCCGGGACCGAGGACGTCTACAAGATCTACGCCGAGTCCTTCCAGGGTCCCGAGCACCTGGCCCGCGTGCAGGAGGAGGCGCGCGAGGTGGTGTCCGCGGCACTGGGTTGA
- a CDS encoding DUF6069 family protein has protein sequence MRAGVQDQAEPARGRWRDDWPVAAVAAVAAALVWAVARVAGVEIEVGSGSDAQEVGPVSVVVTALVLAVVGAALLRLLERRTPRALGVWTAIALAVCAVSLAAPAGAETPAAGLTLAVMHVAVGAVVILGLRRRRAGRVA, from the coding sequence ATGCGTGCGGGAGTGCAGGACCAGGCGGAACCGGCGCGCGGCAGGTGGCGTGACGACTGGCCGGTGGCGGCGGTCGCCGCGGTGGCGGCGGCGTTGGTCTGGGCCGTGGCGAGGGTGGCCGGGGTGGAGATCGAGGTCGGCTCCGGCTCGGACGCCCAGGAGGTCGGCCCCGTATCGGTGGTCGTGACCGCGCTGGTGCTGGCCGTGGTGGGTGCGGCTCTCCTGCGCCTGCTGGAGCGTCGTACGCCGCGGGCGCTCGGCGTGTGGACCGCCATCGCACTGGCCGTGTGCGCGGTGTCCTTGGCGGCCCCCGCCGGTGCCGAGACACCGGCCGCCGGGCTGACGCTGGCGGTGATGCACGTGGCGGTCGGGGCCGTGGTGATCCTCGGTCTGCGCCGCCGGCGTGCGGGCCGCGTAGCGTGA
- a CDS encoding acyl-CoA dehydrogenase: protein MSHYKSNLRDIEFNLFEVLGRDEVLGTGPFAEVDGDTARSILAEVDRLSREDLAASYVDSDRNPPVFDPATGTADLPESFKKSYQAWMDAEWWRLQVVEELGGQPAPSSLVWATAELVLGANAPVWMYAAGPAFANVVYRNGNERDKKIAQFMVDRQWGCTMVLTEPDAGSDVGAGRTKATLNDDGSWNIEGVKRFITSGEHDMSENIMHLVLARPVGIEGVGGPGTKGLSLFLVPKFHFDHETGELTGERNGAYVTNVEHKMGIKVSNTCEVTFGEKEPAQGWLLGEVHNGIAQMFQVIENARMLVGTKAIATLSTGYLNALDYAKQRQQGADLTQSGDKTAPRVTITHHPDVRRSLMTQKSFSEAMRSLVLYTASWQDKVMLAEHAGERDELAEKVNDLLLPIVKGYGSERSWVLLGTESLQTFGGSGFLQEYPVEQYVRDAKIDTLYEGTTAIQGQDFFFRKIVKDQGKALGHLAGEIQGFLDAESGNGRLKVERALLATALEDAQAIVGHMINDLMSAEGEIRNIYKVGLNTTRLLMALGDVVCGWLLLKGAEVALEKLSDESALSAKDKSFYEGKVAAAQFFAQTNLPRLTAERAIAEATDLSLMDLDESVF, encoded by the coding sequence GTGAGCCACTACAAGAGCAACCTGCGCGACATCGAGTTCAACCTCTTCGAGGTCCTGGGCCGCGACGAGGTCCTGGGCACCGGCCCGTTCGCCGAGGTCGACGGCGACACCGCCCGCTCGATCCTCGCCGAGGTCGACCGCCTCTCGCGCGAGGACCTCGCGGCGTCGTACGTGGACAGCGACCGCAACCCGCCGGTCTTCGACCCCGCGACCGGCACCGCGGACCTGCCCGAGTCGTTCAAGAAGAGCTACCAGGCCTGGATGGACGCCGAGTGGTGGCGCCTGCAGGTCGTCGAGGAGCTCGGCGGCCAGCCGGCCCCCTCCAGCCTGGTCTGGGCGACCGCGGAGCTGGTGCTCGGCGCGAACGCGCCGGTCTGGATGTACGCCGCCGGCCCGGCGTTCGCCAACGTCGTGTACCGCAACGGCAACGAGCGCGACAAGAAGATCGCGCAGTTCATGGTCGACCGCCAGTGGGGCTGCACCATGGTCCTCACCGAGCCCGACGCCGGCTCCGACGTCGGCGCCGGTCGCACCAAGGCCACGCTCAACGACGACGGCTCCTGGAACATCGAGGGCGTCAAGCGCTTCATCACCTCGGGCGAGCACGACATGAGCGAGAACATCATGCACCTCGTGCTGGCGCGCCCCGTCGGCATCGAGGGCGTCGGCGGTCCCGGCACCAAGGGCCTGAGCCTGTTCCTGGTCCCGAAGTTCCACTTCGATCACGAGACCGGCGAGCTGACCGGCGAGCGCAACGGCGCCTACGTCACCAACGTCGAGCACAAGATGGGGATCAAGGTCTCCAACACCTGCGAGGTCACCTTCGGCGAGAAGGAGCCGGCCCAGGGCTGGCTGCTCGGCGAGGTGCACAACGGCATCGCGCAGATGTTCCAGGTCATCGAGAACGCCCGGATGCTGGTGGGCACCAAGGCCATCGCCACGCTGTCCACCGGCTACCTCAACGCCCTCGACTACGCCAAGCAGCGCCAGCAGGGCGCCGACCTGACCCAGTCCGGCGACAAGACGGCGCCGCGCGTGACGATCACCCACCACCCCGACGTCCGGCGTTCGCTGATGACGCAGAAGTCGTTCTCGGAGGCGATGCGGTCGCTGGTGCTCTACACCGCGTCCTGGCAGGACAAGGTGATGCTGGCCGAGCACGCCGGCGAGCGCGACGAGCTGGCCGAGAAGGTCAACGACCTGCTCCTGCCGATCGTCAAGGGCTACGGCTCCGAGCGGTCGTGGGTCCTGCTGGGCACCGAGTCGCTGCAGACCTTCGGCGGCTCGGGCTTCCTGCAGGAGTACCCCGTCGAGCAGTACGTACGTGACGCCAAGATCGACACCCTCTACGAGGGCACGACCGCGATCCAGGGCCAGGACTTCTTCTTCCGCAAGATCGTCAAGGACCAGGGCAAGGCGCTGGGCCACCTGGCCGGCGAGATCCAGGGCTTCCTGGACGCCGAGTCCGGCAACGGGCGGCTCAAGGTGGAGCGCGCGCTGCTCGCCACCGCGCTCGAGGACGCCCAGGCGATCGTCGGGCACATGATCAACGACCTGATGTCGGCCGAGGGCGAGATCCGCAACATCTACAAGGTGGGCCTCAACACCACCCGCCTGCTGATGGCCCTCGGGGACGTCGTCTGCGGCTGGCTGCTGCTCAAGGGCGCCGAGGTGGCGCTCGAGAAGCTGTCCGACGAGAGCGCGCTTTCGGCCAAGGACAAGTCCTTCTACGAGGGCAAGGTCGCGGCTGCGCAGTTCTTCGCGCAGACCAACCTGCCGCGCCTCACCGCCGAGCGGGCCATCGCCGAGGCCACCGACCTCTCCCTGATGGACCTCGACGAGTCCGTCTTCTGA
- a CDS encoding sensor histidine kinase, which translates to MRSRLGCSWRRNASVLVWTPVLLLGPLLDLHGSVGEVVLQATLIVVIAASAALAAITGGPPWRDPRPYLALTTLVAATCAGATYASSQWLPVWVLLANALAAVLRGRWLVLAIPVVAAASMWAAWAVTPHQSSRMLAEGFVVLLAGAANAAFVALLDTVAELKRTRAELARAAVAQERERFSRDLHDLLGHTLSVMVVKAQAVRRLAGRDPDAAAEHAADIEQIGRQALVDVRQAVDAMRTPTLAEELDGARRALGAAGIATTVDDSVAPPAAADEVLAWVVREGATNVLRHSGASACRITLADVGGRIALSIADDGVGAPSGPSSRTGGLEGLRGRVVSAGGALVVDPGDEGFRLVATVPGGGS; encoded by the coding sequence ATGCGAAGCCGGCTCGGTTGCTCGTGGCGGCGCAACGCCTCGGTGCTGGTGTGGACGCCGGTCCTTCTCCTCGGCCCGCTGCTCGACCTGCACGGCAGCGTCGGCGAGGTCGTCCTCCAGGCGACCCTGATCGTCGTGATCGCGGCCTCGGCGGCGCTGGCGGCCATCACCGGCGGACCTCCGTGGCGCGATCCGCGGCCCTACCTCGCGCTGACCACGTTGGTGGCCGCGACCTGCGCCGGCGCGACCTACGCCAGCAGCCAGTGGCTGCCGGTCTGGGTGCTGCTGGCCAACGCCCTGGCGGCGGTGCTGCGCGGGCGCTGGCTGGTGCTCGCCATCCCGGTCGTCGCCGCCGCGTCGATGTGGGCGGCGTGGGCGGTCACTCCGCACCAGTCGAGCCGCATGCTCGCCGAGGGCTTCGTCGTGCTGCTGGCGGGGGCGGCCAACGCGGCGTTCGTCGCGCTGCTGGACACCGTGGCCGAGCTCAAGCGCACGCGCGCGGAGCTGGCGCGGGCCGCGGTCGCGCAGGAGCGCGAGCGCTTCTCCCGCGACCTGCACGACCTGCTCGGCCACACGCTCTCGGTCATGGTGGTCAAGGCCCAGGCCGTACGCCGCCTCGCGGGGCGGGACCCCGACGCGGCGGCCGAGCACGCGGCCGACATCGAGCAGATCGGGCGCCAGGCGCTGGTCGACGTACGACAGGCGGTCGACGCGATGCGCACGCCGACCCTCGCCGAGGAGCTGGACGGCGCACGACGCGCGCTCGGCGCCGCCGGGATCGCGACCACGGTCGACGACTCGGTCGCGCCGCCGGCGGCCGCGGACGAGGTGCTGGCGTGGGTCGTGCGCGAGGGCGCGACCAACGTGCTGCGGCACTCCGGCGCGAGTGCCTGCCGGATCACGCTCGCCGACGTGGGCGGGCGCATCGCGCTCAGCATCGCCGACGACGGCGTCGGAGCTCCGTCGGGGCCGTCGTCGCGCACCGGGGGGCTGGAGGGACTGCGCGGCCGCGTGGTCTCCGCCGGCGGTGCGTTGGTCGTGGACCCGGGCGACGAGGGGTTCCGGCTGGTCGCGACGGTCCCCGGGGGCGGGTCGTGA
- a CDS encoding crotonase/enoyl-CoA hydratase family protein gives MSHVTCTIEDGIAHVRLDRPEKLNALTLQILDDLVSTAQMLRKDRTLRAVVISGEGDSFCAGLDFGHVLRQPAKVVTSFLPRPWRGTNTFQEACWAWRRVPVPVIAAVHGHCLGGGLQIALAADFRIATPDSSWSVLEGKWGIIPDMSGIRSLAELVGIDVAKRLTMTAETVSGKEARDLGLVTDLATDPVVAAVDLAERLKARSPDQLAAAKRLFNDTWTSSPRHTFARERVEQAFLLFARNTLVAREAAFAKVSPQFVRRGR, from the coding sequence ATGAGCCACGTGACCTGCACGATCGAGGACGGCATCGCGCACGTGCGCCTGGACCGGCCCGAGAAGCTCAACGCGCTGACGCTGCAGATCCTCGACGACCTGGTCTCGACCGCGCAGATGCTGCGCAAGGACCGGACGCTGCGCGCGGTGGTGATCTCGGGGGAGGGTGACTCGTTCTGCGCGGGGCTCGACTTCGGGCACGTGCTCAGGCAGCCGGCGAAGGTGGTCACCAGCTTCCTGCCGCGGCCGTGGCGCGGGACCAACACCTTCCAGGAGGCCTGCTGGGCCTGGCGCCGGGTGCCGGTGCCGGTGATCGCGGCCGTCCACGGGCACTGCCTCGGCGGCGGGCTGCAGATCGCGCTGGCCGCGGACTTCCGGATCGCCACCCCGGACTCGAGCTGGTCGGTGCTCGAGGGCAAGTGGGGGATCATCCCCGACATGTCGGGCATCCGCAGTCTCGCCGAGCTGGTCGGGATCGACGTGGCCAAGAGACTGACGATGACCGCCGAGACGGTGTCCGGCAAGGAGGCCCGCGACCTGGGCCTGGTCACCGACCTGGCCACGGACCCGGTGGTCGCCGCGGTGGACCTCGCCGAGCGGCTCAAGGCCCGCAGTCCCGACCAGCTCGCCGCCGCCAAGCGGCTGTTCAACGACACCTGGACCTCGAGCCCGCGCCACACGTTCGCGCGCGAGCGGGTCGAGCAGGCCTTCCTGCTGTTCGCGCGCAACACCTTGGTCGCCCGCGAGGCGGCGTTCGCGAAGGTCTCCCCGCAGTTCGTGCGCCGCGGGCGGTGA
- a CDS encoding maleylpyruvate isomerase family mycothiol-dependent enzyme: MLSDQERLAGYVEVWWEAIHDLTGVLEELTPEEWDRPTDLPGWDVRAVASHVAHLEAVLAGGPEETAEVGQPPHVTAPMGLYTEIGVVNRRDADPDLIINEIREAATTRHTALLADPPADAQARPEVVFGGVPWSWETLLRNRPLDVWMHAQDIRRAVGRPGGMDLAVARHTAEYLAESLGYVLAKKVGAPQGTTLVLEMAGSEPFAFTVSGSGRGERLPSPPADPTTCLRMDRETFVVLAGGRRPPAPGAVEVVGDRELGERVVDAMATTP, from the coding sequence ATGCTGAGCGACCAGGAGCGACTTGCCGGGTACGTCGAGGTGTGGTGGGAGGCGATCCACGACCTCACCGGGGTGCTCGAGGAGCTCACGCCCGAGGAGTGGGACAGGCCCACCGACCTGCCCGGCTGGGACGTGCGTGCGGTCGCCTCGCACGTGGCCCACCTGGAGGCGGTGCTCGCCGGCGGGCCGGAGGAGACGGCCGAGGTGGGGCAGCCGCCGCACGTCACCGCGCCCATGGGGCTCTACACCGAGATCGGCGTGGTCAACCGCCGCGACGCCGACCCCGACCTGATCATCAACGAGATCCGCGAGGCCGCCACCACCCGGCACACGGCGCTGCTGGCCGACCCGCCCGCCGACGCCCAGGCCCGCCCCGAGGTGGTCTTCGGCGGCGTCCCCTGGAGCTGGGAGACGCTCCTGCGCAATCGCCCACTGGACGTGTGGATGCACGCGCAGGACATCCGGCGTGCGGTCGGACGACCCGGCGGGATGGACCTCGCCGTGGCCCGGCACACGGCGGAGTACCTCGCCGAGAGCCTGGGCTACGTGCTCGCCAAGAAGGTGGGCGCGCCGCAGGGCACGACTCTGGTCCTGGAGATGGCAGGCAGCGAGCCCTTCGCCTTCACGGTCAGCGGCTCGGGGCGCGGCGAGCGCCTGCCCTCGCCCCCGGCGGATCCGACCACCTGCCTGCGCATGGATCGCGAGACCTTCGTCGTCCTCGCCGGCGGCCGGCGGCCGCCCGCACCCGGGGCCGTCGAGGTCGTCGGCGACCGAGAGCTGGGCGAGCGCGTGGTCGACGCGATGGCGACGACGCCATGA
- a CDS encoding oxidoreductase, which produces MSGWRLEDIPDQTGRTVLVTGTTVGGLGHHTALELARRGARVVLSGRSEAKIDETERAVRAELPEALLERLTVDLSDLGSVRRAAASAARLGTIDVLVNNAGVMGTPYSRTADGLELQMATNHFGPFLLTGLLLPQLVASGDARVVTVSSQFHRLAKAAPLGDPLVQQGRYSRWPTYAASKLANMLFVYELERRATAAGIPLRAYAAHPGFAGTHLAANGQYGRSTGGVASILDATIRAVSQSAAAGAWPSLMAATADLPGGTYCGPGGLGEIAGAPQVVTASRAARDPDAQRRLWEISEQTTGISYP; this is translated from the coding sequence ATGAGCGGATGGCGGCTCGAGGACATCCCCGACCAGACCGGCCGGACGGTCCTGGTCACGGGGACGACGGTCGGCGGGCTCGGGCACCACACCGCCCTCGAGCTCGCCCGCCGCGGTGCGCGGGTGGTCCTGTCCGGGCGCTCGGAGGCCAAGATCGACGAGACCGAGCGGGCGGTGCGCGCAGAGCTGCCCGAGGCGCTCCTGGAGCGGCTGACCGTGGACCTGTCCGACCTGGGCTCGGTACGCCGGGCGGCGGCCTCGGCGGCGCGGCTCGGCACGATCGACGTGTTGGTCAACAACGCCGGCGTCATGGGCACGCCGTACTCCCGCACGGCCGACGGGCTGGAGCTCCAGATGGCCACCAACCACTTCGGCCCGTTCCTGCTCACCGGGCTGCTGCTGCCTCAGCTCGTCGCGAGCGGCGACGCGCGTGTGGTGACCGTGTCCTCGCAGTTCCACCGGCTCGCCAAGGCCGCCCCGCTGGGGGACCCGCTGGTCCAGCAGGGCCGCTACTCGCGCTGGCCGACATACGCCGCCTCCAAGCTCGCCAACATGCTCTTCGTCTACGAGCTGGAGCGCCGCGCGACGGCCGCCGGGATCCCGCTGCGCGCCTACGCCGCGCACCCCGGCTTCGCCGGCACCCACCTCGCCGCCAACGGGCAGTACGGCCGGTCCACCGGGGGCGTCGCCTCGATCCTCGACGCGACCATCCGCGCGGTGTCGCAGTCCGCGGCCGCCGGCGCCTGGCCCAGCCTCATGGCGGCCACGGCCGACCTGCCCGGCGGCACCTACTGCGGGCCCGGGGGCCTCGGCGAGATCGCCGGTGCGCCCCAGGTGGTCACCGCCAGCAGGGCCGCGCGCGACCCCGACGCCCAGCGCCGGCTCTGGGAGATCAGCGAGCAGACCACGGGCATCAGCTACCCCTGA
- a CDS encoding class I SAM-dependent methyltransferase has protein sequence MVEQSAWMRKVAADPGHSSWYVERMRGMAAAGEDLEGEARLVDAMVGRGSRILDAGCGPGRVGAALHRRGHDVVGVDVDPVLIEAAVADHPGPRWIVGDLAELDLPAHGIEERFDAIVCAGNVMTFLAPSTRVDVLRRMRAHVLDEGRVVVGFGAARGYDFADFLTDARAAGLPPDLLLSSWDLRPWYPGSSFLVAVLKPD, from the coding sequence ATGGTGGAGCAGAGCGCGTGGATGCGGAAGGTGGCCGCGGACCCGGGCCACTCGTCCTGGTACGTCGAGCGGATGCGCGGCATGGCGGCCGCCGGGGAGGACCTGGAGGGCGAGGCCCGCCTGGTCGACGCGATGGTGGGGCGCGGGTCGCGCATCCTGGACGCCGGCTGCGGACCGGGTCGCGTGGGTGCCGCACTGCACCGCCGGGGGCACGACGTGGTCGGCGTCGACGTCGACCCGGTGCTGATCGAGGCGGCCGTCGCGGACCACCCGGGGCCGCGCTGGATCGTGGGCGACCTGGCCGAGCTGGACCTGCCCGCCCATGGGATCGAGGAGCGCTTCGACGCGATCGTCTGTGCCGGCAACGTGATGACGTTCCTGGCGCCGAGCACCCGCGTGGACGTGCTGCGCCGGATGCGGGCGCACGTCCTGGACGAGGGGCGGGTCGTGGTCGGCTTCGGCGCCGCCCGCGGCTACGACTTCGCCGACTTCCTGACCGATGCCCGCGCCGCGGGACTGCCGCCCGACCTGCTCCTGTCCTCGTGGGACCTGCGTCCGTGGTACCCCGGCTCGAGCTTCCTGGTCGCCGTCCTCAAGCCCGACTAG
- a CDS encoding response regulator transcription factor: MIRVLLAEDQAMMRGALAVLLGLEDDLEVVAQVADGADIVPAALEARPDVALLDIELPHVSGIEAAAALREALPQTRVVIVTTFGRPGYLQRAMAAGAAGFLVKDGPVEGLADAIRQVAGGATVVDPQLAGQALRTAVSPLTSRERDVLAAAEDGSTVADIAGRLHLSASTVRNYLSDAIGKTGTRNRTEAALLARHNGWL; this comes from the coding sequence GTGATCCGGGTGCTCCTGGCCGAGGACCAGGCGATGATGCGCGGCGCCCTCGCCGTCCTCCTCGGCCTCGAGGACGACCTCGAGGTCGTGGCGCAGGTGGCCGACGGCGCCGACATCGTGCCGGCGGCGCTGGAGGCGAGGCCCGACGTGGCGCTGCTCGACATCGAGCTCCCGCACGTGTCGGGGATCGAGGCCGCCGCCGCCCTGAGGGAGGCGCTGCCGCAGACCCGGGTGGTGATCGTGACGACCTTCGGGCGCCCGGGCTACCTCCAGCGCGCGATGGCCGCCGGGGCGGCCGGGTTCCTGGTCAAGGACGGGCCGGTCGAGGGGCTGGCCGACGCGATCCGCCAGGTCGCCGGCGGCGCCACCGTCGTCGACCCCCAGCTCGCCGGCCAGGCCCTGCGGACCGCGGTCAGCCCGCTGACCTCGCGCGAGCGCGACGTGCTGGCCGCGGCCGAGGACGGCTCCACCGTCGCGGACATCGCGGGGCGACTGCACCTGTCGGCGAGCACGGTGCGCAACTACCTGTCCGACGCGATCGGCAAGACCGGCACCCGCAACCGGACCGAGGCGGCGCTGCTCGCGCGCCACAACGGCTGGCTCTGA
- a CDS encoding sensor histidine kinase — protein sequence MTESSGSSDLWNLTLQHSPIGMALVAPDGRLLMANRALADMLGYEVDDLTSRGFQEITHPEDLAVDLELVARTLAGEIDSFRLRKRYLHAQGQVIWGDLSAALVRGRDGTPLHFISQILDVTDQHQQEERLRRANAELERERQALEAIFETVGVGLLLIGPDGRYERMNRRHEETMWLPFPDGHEGHAGQLGHVYRLDGTTPLTKEEMPSQRAAMGEEFDDYAYWAGEDPLTRAAFSTSARQLRSASGERLGAALAYQDITDLMRAIQVKDQFVASVSHELRTPLTSVLGYLEILGSRSDLPAQVVRQLRVVQRNALRLESLVTDLLHVGQADEGSLPLRRGPADLASLTRHAVEAVAAVAEEAGVSLEVDVPDRLDAVVDEQRMRQVVDNLLSNAVKYTLRDGSVTVTLWEEDGTVLLAVSDTGIGIARDEVDQVFDRFFRGHQARDRHIPGTGLGLDIVGSIVAAHDGEVTLESHLGVGSTFRVSLPLTKV from the coding sequence GTGACTGAGTCCTCCGGCAGCTCCGACCTGTGGAACCTCACCCTGCAGCACTCCCCGATCGGCATGGCGCTGGTCGCGCCGGACGGGCGCCTGCTCATGGCGAACCGCGCCCTGGCGGACATGCTGGGCTACGAGGTCGACGACCTCACCTCGCGCGGGTTCCAGGAGATCACCCACCCCGAGGACCTCGCCGTCGACCTCGAGCTGGTGGCCCGGACCCTGGCGGGGGAGATCGACTCCTTCCGGCTGCGCAAGCGCTACCTGCATGCGCAGGGCCAGGTCATCTGGGGCGACCTGTCCGCCGCCCTGGTGCGCGGCCGTGACGGCACCCCGCTGCACTTCATCTCACAGATCCTCGACGTCACCGACCAGCACCAGCAGGAGGAGCGGCTCAGGAGGGCCAACGCCGAGCTCGAGCGGGAGCGCCAGGCGCTGGAGGCGATCTTCGAGACGGTGGGGGTCGGTCTGCTGCTGATCGGGCCGGACGGCCGGTACGAGCGGATGAACCGCCGGCACGAGGAGACGATGTGGCTGCCGTTCCCCGACGGCCACGAGGGCCACGCCGGCCAGCTCGGCCACGTCTACCGTCTGGACGGCACGACGCCGCTCACCAAGGAGGAGATGCCGTCGCAGCGAGCCGCGATGGGCGAGGAGTTCGACGACTACGCGTACTGGGCGGGCGAAGATCCCCTGACGCGGGCCGCCTTCTCGACCTCGGCCCGCCAGCTGCGCAGCGCCTCGGGCGAGAGGCTCGGCGCGGCCCTCGCCTACCAGGACATCACCGACCTGATGCGAGCGATCCAGGTCAAGGACCAGTTCGTGGCCTCGGTGTCGCACGAGCTGCGTACGCCGCTCACCTCCGTGCTCGGCTACCTGGAGATCCTCGGCTCCCGCAGCGACCTTCCGGCCCAGGTCGTGCGCCAGCTGCGGGTCGTGCAGCGCAACGCGCTCCGGCTGGAGTCCCTGGTCACGGATCTGCTCCACGTCGGTCAGGCCGACGAGGGCAGCCTGCCGCTGCGCCGCGGGCCCGCGGACCTCGCGTCGCTGACGCGCCACGCCGTCGAGGCCGTGGCGGCCGTCGCCGAAGAGGCCGGGGTGTCCCTCGAGGTCGACGTGCCCGACCGGCTCGACGCCGTGGTCGACGAGCAGCGCATGCGCCAGGTGGTGGACAACCTGCTCTCCAACGCGGTCAAGTACACGCTGCGCGACGGCTCGGTCACCGTGACGCTGTGGGAGGAGGACGGCACCGTCCTCCTCGCGGTGAGCGACACCGGCATCGGGATCGCGAGGGACGAGGTCGACCAGGTCTTCGACCGGTTCTTCCGCGGCCACCAGGCGCGCGACCGGCACATCCCGGGCACCGGTCTCGGGCTCGACATCGTCGGCTCCATCGTCGCCGCCCACGACGGCGAGGTGACGCTCGAGAGTCACCTGGGGGTGGGCAGCACCTTCCGGGTCAGCCTCCCGCTGACGAAGGTCTGA